The Lathyrus oleraceus cultivar Zhongwan6 chromosome 5, CAAS_Psat_ZW6_1.0, whole genome shotgun sequence genome includes the window TGTATCATTATAAGTTAAAGAGCATTCGGTTATGTTATTTCCTAACTGGGCTACAAGTCGATCATAAGGGAAAACTTCCTTGATAGACACTTGTTCATGTTTCATATCCTCAATTCTAGAGAGGTGGTCAGCTACTACATTTTCGGTGCCTTTCTTGTCTTTaatttctaagtcgaattcttgtaggAGCAGAATCCATCTTAAGAatctaggtttagcgtcctttttaCTTAATAAGTACCTAATTATGGCATGATCAATATAGATAATTATTTTTGCTCATActaagtaagaacgaaatttatctaaCACGAACACGCCGGTTAGGAGTTCTTTTTCTGTTGTGGTGTAGTTCATTTGCAAATGGTCTAaggttctacttgcgtaataaATTGCATGAAGCTTTTTGTCTTTTCTTTGTCCTAGGACTGCACCTACGACATActcactagcatcacacattatttgAAACGGTGTACTCCAATCAGGTGGTTGCATAATAGGTGCGGTAATAAGAGCATTTTTCAAATGTTCGAACGCTTCTAAGCATTTTTCAGCGAAGATGAATTCATTATCTTTCATTAATAAGCCAGATAGCGATTTGGTTATTTTAAAGAAATCCTTAATGAATCGTCATTAGAAATTGGCGTGTCCTAGGAAACTATGTATTTCTCTAacggttttcggaggttgaaggttttctatgatttctattttagctttatctactTTAATCCCTTTATCGAACATGATATGTCCAAGCACgattccttgttggaccatgaaatggAATTTTTCCCAATTTAGTACAAGATTAACTTTCACGCACctttcaagtaccatttctaGGTTCGATAGACATCCTTCAAAACTCTGCCCATAAAtagaaaagtcatccataaatacttccattATGTCATCTATAAAATTAGCAAAGATcgacatcatgcatctttgaaatgttgtGGGAGAATTACATAGTCCAAATGACATTCGTCGGTAGGCAAATGTACCATAAGGACATGTGAAggtagtcttttcttggtcatcagggtgaataGGAATTTGAAAAAAAATCCTGAATAACCATCTAaatagcagaagtgagaatgtTTAGCCAATCATTCAAGCATTTGATAAATAAAAGGTAGAGTAAAATGATCCTTACGAGTGGTTTTATTTAActtcctatagtcaatgcacattctccatccaGTTTAAGTACGTTTTGCTACTGATTCTCCCTTTTCGTTACTAGAAACTATAACACCTCCCTTTTTAGGCACGACAAGCACTGGGTTGACCCATTGATTATCAGACATCGGGTATATAATTCCTACTTCTAATAGCTTTTGTACCTCACTTTTTACTACATCACTCATGATGGGATTGATTCTCCTCTagtgttctctagaggttttgCAACCTTCTTCTAGCATAATATGATGCATACATATAgagggacttattcctttaagataTGAGATGTTATAGCCTAGATCTGTATGGTATTCTCTTAAGACATGTAGTAATTTCTCGGTTTCTCTCTATCCTAAGTCcgcgttgactattactggtctttcAAGCTTTGTGTCTAGGAATTCATACCTTAAATCTTTGGGTAATGTTTTAAGTTGCACGTCATGTTTCTTTGGGCAAGGCATAGGATTAGGAGTTAGTGCTAAACATTCCTTTAGAATGTCATCTACGTATGGTTCACGCTAATTTTCCTCTTCAGATATAGGAGTTACTGGAATCTTTAGTACTTCAGTATACTTAGATCGTCCCATCTCCATTTCTCTAATGCATTCGTCGATAACGTCTCGGAAACAAAATGAATATTCTATAACTGGTGCCTTTAAGAAATATGATAGAATAAATTCAAAATTTTCTTCACCAACCTCAAAGGTTAGCTTTCCTTTCTTCACATTTGTGATAGCTTCAGCAGTGGCCAAAAAGGGTCTTCCTAAAATGATAGGGATGTTGGAATCCTCCTTTATGTCCATTATTATAGAGTCGGTGGGAATATAGAATTGACCTATACGAACAGGAATGTTCTCTAGCATACCTACTGGAAATTTAATAGAACAATCAGCTAGTTGAAGAGACATTCTCGTCGGTCTTACTTCTCCTAATTTGAGTTTTTcacatatggataaaggcattAAACTAACActggctcctaagtcgcatagagctttgtctatgacaaactttccgattatgcaaggtatagaaaaactacctGGATCTTTTAGCTTAGGAGGCATGTTATTTTGGATTATAGCGTTgcactcagcagtaagtgtaacaGTCTCATTATCCTCGATCTTTTTCTTATTAGATAAGATCTCTTTAAGtaacttagcatatgagggcatttgtgtaatagcttctgtaaaagtTATAGTGATATTCAGTTGTTTCATAAGTTCTACGAATTTCTTAAATTTCCCTTCATTTTTAGACTTAGcaagtctttgaggataaggtataggtggtttgtatggtggcggaggcacataaggtttttctttctctaCCGCCTCTTTGTTTTTTTCTCCCTCTCCTTTATCCTTTTGTTCTTCTGGTTGATCATCGGTTGTTACTGTTTCAGTTGCTTTACCAGAGTTCTGATacatggctggattttgaagtCTTGGGTTAACTGGGCCATCTAATTTTGTTCCACCTCGTAGCGTGATAGCGTTAGCATGACCTTTTGGATTTGGTTGAGTTTGACCAGGAAATGCTCTAGCTAGGGATGCTGTTGCTgcttgttgttgggctacttgAGAAATTTTggtttctaacattttgttatgggtaaCCATAACATCAAGCTTACTCGACATTTGTTTCATCAGCTCACTCGTGTGGGCATTTTGATTAGTGAAATCTTTGTTTTGTTGAACTTAGGCGTTCATAAAGTTTTCTATCATGAGTTTGATATTTGACTTTCTAGGTGCTTATGGAGAAGCAGGGGTCCTTTCTGATAACCTGGAGGTACAACAGGTGTTGGGTTTGGTGAAAACAAAGCATTTTTGTTTTTATAAGAAAAGTTTGGATGATTTCTCCAGCCAGGATTGTAGGTGTTGGAATATGGGTTTCCTTGGGTGTAGTTTACTTGGTCAGTAGGAATACCAGCCAATAACTGACATTCAACATTAGTGTGCCCAGGGGTTCCGCATAATTCGCAGTTGGGTGCCACAGTAGCTATGGTAGCTACTAGGGTTATGGTTAAGTTCTCAATATTTTGAGTAAGAGCATACACTTTAGCATTGACGTGGTTTATGCCATTGACTTCGTATGTTTTGGTCTTCATAGTTGGTTTTTCTGTAGAAGTTCGCTTACCTTCCCATTGGAAATGGTTTTGcgccatgttttcaatgagttgagATGCGTCTTCATAAGGTTTGTCCATTAAAGCACCGCCAGCTGCAATGTTTAAATTCATCTTAGTGTTGTATAGAAGACCATTATATAAAGTATGGATAATCATCCATTACTCAAGTCCATGatgtggacaaagtctcatcatgtcaTTGTATCTCTCCCAAGCGTCGAAAAGAGATTCATTGTCTTTTTGCCTAAATCCGTTGATTTAGGTTCTTAGCATAGTAGTATTGCTTGGTGGGAAATATCACGCTTAGAAAGCTTTCTTCAACTCGTCCCATGTAGTGACAGAGTTGGATGGTAGAGActggagccaagctctagctctatctcttaaagaaaaagggaaaagacATAGTCTTATTGCTTCGGGGCTGACACTGTTCGCTTTTACTGTGTCTGCGTACTGCATAAATACTGATAAATGAAGGTTCAAATCATCTGTAGGACTAATAGAGAACTGGTTATGTTGTACGGATGACAATAATGAAGGTTTTAATTCAAAATCATTTCGTTCGATGGCAGAGGCAACAATGTTGTTGTGTGGTTCCTTCTGCAAAGGAACAACATAATACTTAAGAGGACATTTTTGTGGTCCTTCAGCCATAACCAATTaagattttgattttgattttggAAAAGGAAGATTGTACTTAATTCATAATTTGTGAATTCGGCGTTGTAAGTTGATAAAACGCTCGACTTCGTCAACTGGTTATTCTAGCTCTTCACCTTGTGAGTGAGTGTGTGGCATACAATTGATGATTTAGAAGggtaaataaaataaaagttgccttagtctatactgcACAATAGCAGAATCACAATATTGACTTAATTAGTCCCCAGCAACGacaccaaaaacttgatcgcaTAACTATATAAGTCTGTCGGATTACTAACTACAAGTGCACAGTCTATCGTGAAGTTTTAAAAGATATCAAACCCACATGGGCTAATAATCAAACTAATGTTATCTATCGGTTCTATGCAAAGCTAAGGCGAATTATTTCTTTgattaaacaaataaaaattgAAACTAAAGTTAACTTAGAAAATATGAtaatagagagagagagagagagacacTAGAATGTGGATTCCGCTCACCTCAGGGACTCTGCAACGGATTGGCTCAGACTTACGGTTAAATCGTGTTtggtagaaaatatttgtttaAAGACTAAACCTCACACTCTCGTGCTATTGAATAAAGCCACGCTCCCTAACCATGAGATTTTTCTCTCGCTCCCCCATTTTAATTAAGAAATGTATTTTGAAAACTGAACAAGTCCTAATCGATACCTAAAACGATTTTGCTTTCTTTAGGATCGATGCCCCGTTCCTACTATCTGGTTCGACCCCCACGCTCTCACAGTGCTGGCTCGAACCTTAATTGATTCTCACTCTCATGACAAATCGTATTAATTTAACTTAGAAACAAAGACCAAAACCTAATTTAATAAAGACTTTAAATCAATTTCATTACCGAGTCCTGTCGAAAACGACGGTCCTCACAAACCGGACTCAAAACGGTTTAGCTATACATGAACTTAATTGAAAACAACTTAAACATAGTAATTGCAATTGAAAACAACATGCTTAAACAATTATAGAATGTgataacaataataataaagcaatatAATAAAGAACTTGTAAATGCGGGAAAATAAATGCGGGGCTGGAAATAAAAGCGGAAATGGAATAAACTTCAATTATACCAGCAAGATTGTTGATCCAAGGTAATTGCTCAATCAAGTGACTATCTATTGAAAATATAATTTGTGCTCGAATTAAACTGACAGTGCTTCACCTATATCTCTGGATGTCAAAAACTAGGTACAAAAGCGTCTTATATAGGGCTACAACACTGTAAAAATTCTTCATTCACGTTCCAAGATAGTTGAGGAAAAGTAGGGAAGTGGGAAGGAGTGAGTCCAACCCACTTCTACGTATTCTATTTCATAAGGAAAATGGAGGTCGCCGCAAGGCTCATGGAGGTCTCCATGAGCTTTAATAAGGAGGCTGACGTGTTCTGGTGCCATGGCGGACACCATAAGGCCATGGCGAACACCATGCACCAGAATGTTACATTTTTGCACTTTTCTTCACCATTTCGCTCCCTTTTCCAATTATTGTCAATATGCacaaaccggctttgagcacatcCCCTAGATTTTATGGATTTCAATTTTCATTTGCCTTGCACGTTCTTATgttatgtgactttgattcgcatcctcaCATCCCAATTTTAATCCGTGCCCGTCCCGATTCTGcttctttcaatttaatttttgaatgtcttgtaaatataacttgttgtaTTTGTTATTTTCTTCATATGGCctactcttgggccttcttacaatgagaccatCCTCTTGCACCTACACTCATGCATTGCTTGTTCGTTGATTGGGCCCAATTTATTTGTTTCATTATTTCGAATCCCCATTCAGCAAAATGTACCCCCATTCCCATGATGTATAATAAGTTTACTGTTTTTTtctttattgtttgattgtttagTTAGTACTAAcataagaataaaatcaacttcttttcaataaaaatcaaaataatgactcgatccaacgtcgagtattttcttaataaacaaatcaatccattccgctttcattcaaaccatttcttttaaatcttgtccttcaaatctttctcaatcgttcatcaaatgcttgatccaacgtcaagccaattttacaataaaaactcaaaaatacttaatacttatcaaatatttttttcaataaagatagaaatagaacatggtggataccacaagctcctgagactaagattcgagatggatatctcgcccatcttagctctcgccatcattcaaaACTATCAAagcggtttcttcaaaccctttctcaatcaaatctcaaaaacacataaaaatatcaaaccctttttcaaataagatggaaatggaacgtggtggataccacgagctcctgagactaggattcgagatggatatctcacCCATCCAAGTTCTCACCATTACTCAAAATGCATTCAAACCAATCAAACACTTTTTTTCTCCGCCGTGCGATTGA containing:
- the LOC127080090 gene encoding uncharacterized protein LOC127080090, producing the protein MNLNIAAGGALMDKPYEDASQLIENMAQNHFQWEGKRTSTEKPTMKTKTYEVNGINHVNAKVYALTQNIENLTITLVATIATVAPNCELCGTPGHTNVECQLLAGIPTDQVNYTQGNPYSNTYNPGWRNHPNFSYKNKNALFSPNPTPVVPPGYQKGPLLLHKHLESQISNS
- the LOC127080089 gene encoding uncharacterized protein LOC127080089 yields the protein MSSKLDVMVTHNKMLETKISQVAQQQAATASLARAFPGQTQPNPKGHANAITLRGGTKLDGPVNPRLQNPAMYQNSEAITQMPSYAKLLKEILSNKKKIEDNETVTLTAECNAIIQNNMPPKLKDPGEVRPTRMSLQLADCSIKFPVGMLENIPVRIGQFYIPTDSIIMDIKEDSNIPIILGRPFLATAEAITNVKKGKLTFEVGEENFEFILSYFLKAPVIEYSFCFRDVIDECIREMEMGRSKYTEVLKIPVTPISEEEN